AAGagtacaatttacaatttgtcCAAGAGTTCAACGCAGTAAATAAAtgcgtgaaattttattttaatttaattttattttttcggaTTCAGGGAAATTGTCCCACACAAGTTCCTTGCTTTAAGAGcaatcttataaataaaacgttattaatggttaagaaatgttttgttttacatatatatacgcatatattaatatgcatgtacaaaatacatataataaattacaaatgttgCATTAAGCGTTTGACTTTTATTTACTCTATTTtttgatttgtttattttttatttaattttatgaaccTTCtcctttttattgttaaaataatatatttgtattataaaagatagaaataaaatagaggATAGAATAACAAGAAaagcaattgtttatttttttacattaatttaattgctgagattattacatttaattttattgagatAGTAAATGACATAATTCGTCTCGGATATGCACTCCAGTTTCATGTTCTCTTACTGCTTCATCAAAATTAACACGCAAGTTTTGTGCTTCCATGTCAGGATACTGGTCATTTATTGGCGCTTCAAGATATTGCAaatcttcaatttttgcaatattatgaAGTACGCAACACGCATGTATCACGCGTACCATACGCACCATATCGCGCAATTTGAAATGATATAGTTGTCTAAAACGTTGCTTGAGACACCCAAATgcgttttcaattattaccCTGCAGGAACTTAGTTTCTGATTAAATATTCTCTGTGCACGTGTCAGATGTCCGTTATCCCTGTATGgtacaattaattctttcaaacATGGGTATGCGCTATCTccaagcaaaaaataattatctataagAAAATGtctaatgttaaaatatcaattttttattattagcctacttatattatttatataatttttcaactaGCCTGTACACAATTCATGTAAATCGTTACGCAAtgaagaatttttgaaaacccTTGCGTCGTGGACAGAACCAGGATATCCAATGAAAACATCAATAAACTGCATTTTATGATTTACTGTTCCTTGAATATGCAAGGAAAAGTATTGCTTTCGATTAATATAAGAATCTGGATCTTCTCTGGGTTTATCTATTCTAATTTGTGAACCGTCAATAGCacctgaaaaaaagaaacattagaGCTCAGACACAATgagaagaataaagaataagaaaaaggaataagaaacaaagaataaaagtttatagtaTCTTATTTCAATACACGTATATTGAAGTAAGATGCGACTATGAATTCCTATTCTttgttccttattcctttattctattccttattcctctcacTGTGTTTAAGTCTTTAAAGTATTCAACATCTTATAGcttctgcacacaggacgTGGAAATGCTTGCCATTCGGTTAGAAGTAACGCAGTAgccaataattttttgctcttacagaaaagcgaaaaaaaaatttagctgcGTTGTAAGCGTTTCTGCGTCCTGTATGCAGAAGCTATTacatgcataaatataaacataatcaATGATATGAGGAAATCTTTTTACGTTACATTACCAATTATACGAGGGaatccttttctttctctataaTATGTTgcagtttcttctttttcagcTAATGTTGGATATTTAATGATGTCAGGTGCtagtaacattataaaatttgttactctcgttattatattgtacaaagTACTCAGTGTTATTCCAAATCGATCAGCT
The Temnothorax longispinosus isolate EJ_2023e unplaced genomic scaffold, Tlon_JGU_v1 HiC_scaffold_281, whole genome shotgun sequence DNA segment above includes these coding regions:
- the LOC139824172 gene encoding putative nuclease HARBI1 isoform X1, translated to MAQHVIEDVDLSDEEDFVLPPPPLLLYAEPIWDEDDDDHNELRIIHPIFGMIQRIEHVKIQNYVEDIVRNYNEIDFIMHFRISREKTYELINRFRISEIFVSLQDDAGRLNITAEKHLLCYLWFVGHQTASYRDVADRFGITLSTLYNIITRVTNFIMLLAPDIIKYPTLAEKEETATYYRERKGFPRIIGAIDGSQIRIDKPREDPDSYINRKQYFSLHIQGTVNHKMQFIDVFIGYPGSVHDARVFKNSSLRNDLHELCTDNYFLLGDSAYPCLKELIVPYRDNGHLTRAQRIFNQKLSSCRVIIENAFGCLKQRFRQLYHFKLRDMVRMVRVIHACCVLHNIAKIEDLQYLEAPINDQYPDMEAQNLRVNFDEAVREHETGVHIRDELCHLLSQ